In Paenibacillus ihbetae, the following are encoded in one genomic region:
- a CDS encoding MFS transporter, giving the protein MKQERSTHAPSLLHNRFLQTILLSSVLLQIGIWVRNFAILLYVADRTNNDPYAISLISVAEFAPIFVFSFIGGTFADRWRPKRTMIWCDLLSAVSVFAVLLTIHYGSWQFVYLVAFISAILSQFSQPSSMRLFKYHVPEEQLQQGMALFQSLMAIFMVLGPMLGTFVYSTFGLEISIAVMGVVFLLSALVLVRLPEDNLKPQTAAVKGQFRKDFAEGFRYVWQSQVLRMLGLAFILAGLAVGVAQALNLFIVTERLGRSEEFLQYLLMVNGGAMLIGGGVVAVFAKKVPPQLLLAVGMLSGAVCTAIVGYSTSVPVTLAVQFVNGLVFPCIHIGISTMILKWSHASIVGRVNGVLNPMFVGMMVISMSFAGALKDAFSLSTIYGGAGILFLLGALVMVPIMKQKAPEHVLTAQET; this is encoded by the coding sequence TTGAAGCAAGAAAGAAGCACCCATGCACCAAGCCTGCTTCACAATCGGTTCCTGCAGACGATTTTATTATCAAGCGTGCTTCTGCAGATCGGGATCTGGGTACGTAATTTCGCCATTCTTTTGTACGTTGCGGATCGGACCAATAATGATCCATACGCCATTTCTTTAATTAGCGTGGCGGAATTCGCGCCTATTTTTGTGTTCTCGTTCATTGGCGGTACATTTGCCGACCGTTGGCGGCCGAAACGAACGATGATTTGGTGCGATTTATTATCCGCGGTATCGGTATTCGCAGTGCTTCTGACCATCCATTACGGTTCATGGCAATTCGTCTACCTGGTCGCGTTCATCTCGGCAATTCTTTCGCAGTTCTCGCAGCCTTCAAGCATGCGGTTGTTCAAGTACCATGTTCCTGAGGAACAGCTGCAGCAAGGGATGGCTCTATTCCAATCGCTGATGGCCATCTTTATGGTGCTTGGCCCGATGCTTGGCACCTTCGTATACAGTACGTTTGGACTGGAAATATCGATCGCTGTCATGGGCGTGGTTTTTTTGCTGTCCGCGCTAGTTCTCGTCCGCCTGCCTGAGGATAATTTGAAGCCGCAAACGGCCGCAGTAAAAGGGCAATTCCGCAAAGATTTTGCCGAAGGCTTTCGCTATGTTTGGCAAAGCCAAGTTCTGCGCATGCTCGGACTCGCATTTATTCTCGCGGGACTCGCTGTTGGCGTAGCCCAAGCGCTCAATCTGTTTATCGTAACGGAGCGTCTGGGACGAAGCGAGGAGTTCCTGCAGTACCTGCTGATGGTCAATGGCGGAGCCATGCTGATCGGCGGCGGGGTTGTCGCAGTTTTTGCCAAGAAGGTTCCGCCTCAGCTTCTTCTTGCTGTGGGCATGCTGTCAGGAGCGGTCTGCACGGCCATCGTCGGTTATTCGACGAGCGTTCCGGTCACGCTGGCCGTGCAATTTGTAAATGGGCTGGTTTTCCCTTGCATCCATATCGGAATCAGCACCATGATCCTGAAATGGTCACATGCTTCCATTGTCGGCCGCGTAAATGGAGTTCTGAATCCGATGTTCGTCGGCATGATGGTCATATCCATGTCGTTCGCCGGCGCGCTAAAGGATGCTTTCTCGCTGAGCACGATCTATGGCGGAGCAGGAATCTTATTCCTTCTTGGTGCGTTGGTCATGGTGCCGATCATGAAGCAAAAAGCGCCTGAGCATGTACTTACTGCGCAAGAGACGTAA
- the hxlA gene encoding 3-hexulose-6-phosphate synthase gives MELQLALDLVNIPEAKQVVAEVGEHIDIVEIGTPVVINEGLHAVKAIKEAFPHLRVLADLKIMDAGGYEVMKASEAGADIITVLGVSDDSTIKGAVAEARKQGKQVMVDMINVKDIEGRAQELDAFGVDYICVHSGYDHQAEGKNSFEELAAIKRVVKHAKTAVAGGIKLETLPEAIQAKPDLVIVGGGITGQSDKKSVAAKMNQLVKDA, from the coding sequence ATGGAACTTCAATTGGCATTGGATTTAGTGAACATTCCGGAAGCGAAGCAAGTGGTGGCCGAGGTAGGCGAACATATTGATATCGTAGAAATCGGCACGCCGGTCGTCATTAACGAAGGGCTGCATGCCGTGAAAGCGATCAAGGAGGCCTTCCCGCATTTGCGAGTGCTGGCTGACCTCAAAATCATGGATGCCGGCGGATATGAGGTAATGAAAGCATCCGAAGCTGGTGCGGATATCATAACGGTGCTGGGGGTATCCGACGATTCCACGATTAAAGGTGCCGTGGCCGAAGCCCGGAAACAGGGGAAGCAGGTCATGGTGGATATGATTAATGTAAAAGACATTGAGGGCAGGGCACAGGAGCTTGATGCCTTCGGCGTGGATTATATTTGCGTCCATTCGGGCTATGACCACCAGGCGGAAGGCAAGAATTCCTTCGAGGAATTGGCAGCCATCAAACGTGTCGTTAAACATGCCAAAACCGCCGTTGCGGGAGGAATCAAGCTGGAGACTCTTCCTGAAGCCATTCAAGCGAAGCCGGATCTCGTCATCGTTGGCGGTGGAATCACGGGTCAATCCGATAAGAAGAGCGTGGCCGCTAAAATGAATCAATTGGTTAAGGATGCCTAA
- the hxlB gene encoding 6-phospho-3-hexuloisomerase, with protein MSNPIFRQAVLIAKELSESVQKLEAVQIEALIERILHADAVFVAGGGRSGLVMRTFAMRLMQMGFNVHVVGDTVTPAIRPGDLLVIGSGSGETPSLVAMAQKAKQIGSNVAVLTIRPESRIGKLSDAIVHLPGSTKDQHEHALVTVQPMASLFEQTMLIVLDSIILRLMEVSELQSDQMFSLHANLE; from the coding sequence GTGAGCAATCCAATCTTTAGGCAGGCCGTCCTAATCGCCAAAGAGCTATCCGAATCCGTACAGAAGCTCGAAGCCGTCCAGATTGAAGCGTTGATCGAACGAATCCTGCATGCCGATGCCGTCTTTGTAGCGGGTGGGGGCAGATCCGGTCTGGTGATGCGAACCTTTGCCATGCGGTTAATGCAGATGGGATTTAACGTTCACGTCGTGGGCGACACAGTTACTCCAGCCATCCGGCCAGGCGACTTGCTTGTTATCGGTTCAGGTTCAGGAGAGACGCCGAGCCTGGTTGCGATGGCCCAGAAAGCCAAGCAAATCGGCTCGAACGTAGCCGTCCTAACAATCCGGCCCGAATCCCGGATCGGGAAGCTTTCCGATGCGATCGTGCACCTGCCGGGAAGTACGAAGGATCAGCACGAGCATGCTCTCGTGACCGTTCAGCCGATGGCGTCTCTGTTTGAGCAGACGATGCTGATTGTGCTGGATTCCATCATTTTGCGATTAATGGAAGTAAGCGAGCTCCAATCGGACCAGATGTTCAGCCTGCATGCCAATCTGGAGTAG
- a CDS encoding winged helix-turn-helix transcriptional regulator produces the protein MANEVKKRINLKEINCHKELTLAVIGGKWKLIILWHLGLEGVKRFGELNRMIPHITQKMLTNQLRELEEDQLVQRVVYPEVPPRVEYSLTPYGESLMPILKLMYDWGKDYGEQVVWTK, from the coding sequence ATGGCAAATGAAGTCAAGAAACGGATAAATCTCAAAGAAATTAACTGCCATAAGGAGCTAACCCTGGCGGTCATCGGAGGCAAGTGGAAGCTGATCATCCTGTGGCATCTTGGATTGGAGGGCGTTAAACGCTTCGGCGAGCTGAACCGAATGATTCCCCACATCACGCAGAAAATGCTGACGAACCAGCTTCGTGAACTGGAGGAGGATCAGCTGGTCCAACGCGTCGTTTACCCCGAGGTTCCGCCTCGAGTCGAATATTCGTTAACACCTTACGGGGAGAGCTTAATGCCCATCTTGAAACTGATGTACGATTGGGGAAAGGATTACGGCGAACAGGTCGTCTGGACCAAATGA